In Tachysurus vachellii isolate PV-2020 chromosome 12, HZAU_Pvac_v1, whole genome shotgun sequence, the following are encoded in one genomic region:
- the tmem116 gene encoding transmembrane protein 116, translating into MDTFYSNGSQINTTLPTEDWTTVYSAVRWIQMTMAILSILGSGSIIFYTVLQRHVRTSEVQPLFLLSLTDLLLAMSWLSGALLFSNFCESHVICYNLHTVEQTLFMASFFYTLHYVWVLYTGLKEKYFCRMNGFSAQNPIQANPCSQLGAVISCVLPLMLTVPVFITGNVSHCYVNFTQPYRCLLLHTGALYLTSQESEILITCKIISDYTIATFLMTFFFTLTGIVVLMVKARSLYKRCFTSHGFFADRQWATLRVLEQRMFLYPTAFFFCWGPAIFLATMMLFKPEEVEGKVGVILYILQALTSGSQGLLNCLVYGWTQQHFRNLCSGIMRDADTQTPLLRSQKKSYNNLCSSSTDMQHI; encoded by the exons ATGGACACTTTTTATTCAAACGGTTCTCAGATAAATACCACACTGCCGACTGAAGACTGGACAACT GTCTACTCAGCAGTGCGCTGGATTCAAATGACAATGGCAATTCTGAG TATTTTAGGTTCTGGCTCCATTATTTTCTACACTGTTCTCCAAAGACACGTAAGAACGTCTGAg GTACAACCACTATTTCTTTTGAGCTTAACGGACCTGCTGTTAGCCATGAGCTGGTTGAGTGGCGCTCTCCTCTTCAGCAATTTCTGTGAATCTCATGTTATCTGTTACAACCTCCACACTGTGGAgcag ACGCTCTTCATGGCTTCCTTTTTCTATACACTCCACTATGTGTGGGTGCTCTACACTGGTTTGAAGGAGAAATATTTTTGCAGAATGAATGGTTTCTCAGCTCAG AATCCAATCCAAGCAAACCCATGCAGTCAACTGGGAGCTGTTATTTCCTG TGTTTTGCCACTCATGCTCACAGTGCCAGTGTTCATAACAGGAAATGTGTCACATTGTTATGTAAACTTTACACAGCCTTACAG ATGCCTTTTGTTACACACTGGTGCTCTGTACCTTACCTCACAGGAGAGTGAGATACTCATAACTTGTAAGATCATCAGTGACTACACTATTGCTACCTTCCTAATGACCTTCTTCTTCACTCTAACTGGGATTGTG GTGCTAATGGTAAAAGCTCGCTCCTTGTACAAGCGCTGTTTTACTTCTCATGGCTTCTTTGCTGATCGTCAGTGGGCCACACTCCGTGTGCTGGAGCAGCGCATGTTCCTTTACCCAACTGCATTCTTTTTCTGCTGGGGACCAG CAATTTTCCTGGCCACAATGATGTTATTCAAACCAGAGGAAGTGGAAGGAAAGGTGGGAGTTATCCTGTACATTCTACAG GCCCTCACCTCTGGCTCTCAGGGTCTGTTGAACTGTCTGGTGTATGGTTGGACCCAACAGCACTTCCGCAACCTATGCAGTGGCATTATGCGAGATGCTGATACCCAAACGCCACTCTTGCGTTCCCAGAAAAAATCTTACAACAACCTCTGCTCATCCAGCACAGACATGCAACACATCTGA